The Corallococcus caeni genome includes a region encoding these proteins:
- a CDS encoding EscT/YscT/HrcT family type III secretion system export apparatus protein codes for MNPDALGEQFILLGPHVVAVALCAARLVPIAFLCPLLGGQAAPTTVRLGLVLALSLFLHVEAGVEFSGTVETPVVMAALVVRELAYGVSVGLVSALPFDAARMGGRFIDLFRGSSAEANLPLAGSRESATGDALYHLLVARVVSGALFPVVISALLRGFGVVRLGAFVPTEAATLHVVVMVGGAMATGLAVGAPVAAASLAVDCFLGMASRAAAQVNLQELGAPLRILGGGALLWLGVGLLCERLLAGVASTEGALALLGEVSR; via the coding sequence GTGAACCCGGACGCACTGGGTGAACAGTTCATCCTCCTGGGGCCGCACGTTGTCGCGGTGGCGCTGTGCGCGGCCCGGCTCGTGCCCATCGCGTTCCTCTGCCCATTGCTGGGAGGCCAGGCCGCGCCCACGACGGTCCGCCTGGGCTTAGTGCTCGCGCTGTCGCTCTTCCTGCACGTCGAAGCAGGCGTGGAGTTCAGCGGCACGGTGGAGACGCCGGTGGTGATGGCGGCACTCGTGGTGCGCGAGCTGGCCTACGGTGTCTCCGTGGGGCTCGTATCCGCGCTGCCCTTCGATGCGGCGAGGATGGGAGGCCGTTTCATCGACCTGTTCCGGGGATCCTCCGCGGAGGCGAACCTGCCGCTGGCGGGAAGCCGCGAGTCCGCCACGGGAGACGCGCTGTACCACCTGCTGGTGGCGAGAGTGGTCTCGGGAGCGCTGTTCCCGGTGGTCATCTCGGCCCTGCTGCGAGGCTTCGGGGTGGTTCGGCTGGGGGCCTTCGTTCCCACGGAAGCAGCCACCCTGCACGTGGTGGTGATGGTGGGCGGCGCCATGGCCACGGGGCTCGCGGTGGGGGCCCCGGTGGCCGCCGCGTCGCTCGCGGTGGATTGCTTCCTGGGCATGGCCTCCCGGGCCGCGGCACAGGTGAACCTCCAGGAGCTGGGCGCCCCCCTGCGCATCCTCGGGGGCGGCGCGTTGCTCTGGCTGGGCGTGGGGCTGTTGTGTGAGCGGCTGCTCGCGGGCGTGGCTTCGACCGAGGGTGCGCTGGCGCTGCTGGGCGAGGTCTCGCGATGA
- a CDS encoding flagellar biosynthetic protein FliQ: MTQDVLLTLGREALLLMVVASLPPIGASLLVGFFMSLFQATTQLQESTLSVVPKLCAAVLSLVLAGPWIAGQLTRFTQQVLMLIAEVAL, from the coding sequence GTGACCCAGGACGTCCTGCTCACCCTGGGGCGTGAAGCCCTGCTGTTGATGGTGGTCGCCTCGTTGCCGCCCATCGGCGCGAGCTTGCTGGTGGGCTTCTTCATGAGCCTCTTCCAGGCGACGACGCAGTTGCAGGAGAGCACGCTGTCGGTGGTGCCCAAGTTGTGCGCGGCGGTGCTGTCCCTGGTGCTCGCGGGCCCGTGGATCGCCGGTCAGCTCACGCGCTTCACCCAGCAGGTCCTCATGCTCATCGCTGAGGTGGCGCTGTGA
- the sctR gene encoding type III secretion system export apparatus subunit SctR has product MKALGLGCGVFVPAIASAAEPSLAQASYAGSPLAMMGMLALLSLLPFAVLMLTSFSKIAVVLSLARSAMGTQQAPPTVVLTGLAVVLTGHIMAPVMERMYDAGQAAYDEVHSGAQVLSAARQVTEPLRGFLTKHGSPEERARFVDLARELRPPEEAEQVHETDLFVVIPAFVITELKEAFQIGFIVFLPFLVLDMVVANVLLALGMQTLSPGQVSLPFKILLFVAVDGWALLARGLILGYR; this is encoded by the coding sequence ATGAAGGCCCTCGGATTGGGATGCGGTGTGTTCGTTCCCGCGATCGCGTCCGCCGCGGAGCCCTCCCTGGCGCAGGCCTCCTATGCCGGCAGCCCGCTGGCGATGATGGGGATGCTCGCGCTCCTGTCGCTGCTGCCGTTCGCGGTGCTGATGCTGACGAGCTTCTCGAAGATCGCCGTGGTGCTCTCCCTGGCCCGCTCGGCGATGGGCACGCAGCAGGCACCGCCGACGGTGGTGCTGACGGGGCTCGCGGTGGTGCTGACGGGGCACATCATGGCGCCGGTGATGGAGCGCATGTACGACGCGGGACAGGCGGCGTACGACGAGGTGCACTCCGGAGCGCAGGTCCTCTCCGCCGCGAGGCAGGTGACGGAGCCCCTGCGCGGCTTCCTCACGAAGCACGGCAGCCCCGAGGAACGGGCCCGCTTCGTGGACCTGGCCCGCGAGCTGCGTCCTCCGGAGGAGGCGGAGCAGGTGCATGAGACGGACCTGTTCGTCGTCATCCCGGCCTTCGTCATCACCGAGCTGAAGGAGGCCTTCCAGATTGGCTTCATCGTCTTCCTGCCCTTCCTGGTGCTCGACATGGTCGTCGCCAACGTGTTGCTCGCGCTGGGCATGCAGACGTTGTCGCCGGGGCAGGTGAGCCTGCCCTTCAAGATCCTCCTCTTCGTCGCCGTGGATGGTTGGGCCCTGCTCGCGCGGGGCCTCATCCTTGGTTACCGGTGA
- a CDS encoding flagellar biosynthetic protein FliO — protein MIAPVNTLLSSFSPRGRLLLASALLVGLATLAPLGELSLVGTSRLLVGSMALAGLGWVLLRKGCAAGSGDATAPAPLSIVSRTGLSQRCGLALVEAEGRRYLVAYGDTFAQIHETRAMAVLPGAMPRATVKPRVDLEPTVLFPRARQAQVACGASRKRGGG, from the coding sequence GTGATCGCACCGGTGAACACGTTGCTGTCCTCCTTCTCTCCCCGCGGCCGACTGCTGCTCGCGTCGGCCCTGCTGGTCGGGTTGGCGACGCTCGCGCCCCTGGGTGAGCTGTCGCTGGTGGGCACCTCGCGCCTGCTCGTCGGCTCGATGGCCCTGGCCGGGCTGGGCTGGGTGTTGCTCCGCAAGGGATGCGCGGCGGGGAGCGGCGATGCCACCGCTCCGGCGCCCCTGAGCATCGTCTCCCGGACGGGGCTTTCGCAGCGCTGCGGCCTCGCGCTCGTGGAGGCGGAGGGACGGCGTTACCTCGTGGCCTACGGCGACACCTTCGCGCAGATCCATGAGACCCGCGCCATGGCGGTCCTGCCCGGGGCCATGCCCAGGGCCACGGTGAAGCCTCGGGTGGACCTGGAGCCGACGGTGCTCTTTCCCCGTGCGCGACAGGCCCAGGTCGCGTGTGGCGCTTCCCGGAAGCGGGGTGGGGGATGA
- the sctQ gene encoding type III secretion system cytoplasmic ring protein SctQ, translated as MLGQRPQVGRWGAELLRDVGAALSRDLGAAVKVEGHLVQAAVLPERELAVGMVFALVELSAVGGTAIVELEVPWVFSALARLAGTGLRPAPVAELTRLEESTLVYLLLSALAAMRGQGEWVRRLGPRLSAVSMRRADVVTRVDPRQPYVAVLLTATVEGATVGGRVLLPARALQTAFQELPTEPGGALVPQVLAASVPARCLVGRSPLQASAVDALAAGDVVLFEGVRLRDGRVEGMGQLITRGFALRGEFLADGFSTGSVHSHAARLESDMATNKRSEAMPPLPVDVEIELTRLLLPLSELAALKPGTLLPLHVNASSPVLLRVGDRVVARAELVEIEGEVGARILALLP; from the coding sequence ATGCTGGGACAGCGGCCCCAGGTGGGACGTTGGGGCGCCGAGCTCCTGCGTGACGTGGGCGCGGCGCTGTCGCGGGACCTGGGCGCGGCGGTCAAGGTGGAGGGGCATCTGGTGCAGGCGGCGGTCCTGCCGGAGCGCGAGCTGGCGGTGGGAATGGTGTTCGCGCTGGTGGAGCTGTCTGCGGTGGGTGGCACCGCCATCGTGGAGCTGGAGGTGCCCTGGGTCTTCTCGGCGCTGGCGAGGCTGGCGGGGACGGGACTGCGGCCAGCTCCCGTGGCGGAGCTGACGCGGTTGGAAGAGTCCACGCTGGTGTACCTGTTGCTGTCCGCCCTGGCCGCGATGCGCGGGCAGGGCGAATGGGTGCGAAGGCTGGGGCCTCGTCTGTCCGCGGTGTCGATGCGGCGCGCCGACGTGGTCACGCGAGTCGACCCGAGACAGCCCTATGTGGCGGTGTTGCTGACGGCAACAGTGGAGGGCGCGACGGTGGGGGGCCGGGTGCTCCTGCCCGCCCGTGCCCTGCAGACCGCGTTTCAGGAGCTGCCCACGGAGCCAGGAGGCGCGCTCGTGCCCCAGGTGCTGGCGGCATCGGTGCCCGCGCGCTGCCTCGTGGGACGCAGTCCCTTGCAGGCCTCGGCGGTGGATGCGTTGGCCGCGGGAGACGTCGTGCTCTTCGAGGGCGTGCGTCTCCGCGACGGCCGCGTGGAGGGAATGGGACAGCTGATCACCCGGGGCTTCGCGCTCCGGGGCGAGTTTCTCGCGGACGGTTTTTCGACAGGGAGCGTGCACTCGCACGCGGCCCGACTGGAGTCGGACATGGCGACGAACAAGCGGAGCGAGGCGATGCCTCCGCTCCCGGTGGATGTGGAAATCGAGCTGACGCGGTTGCTGTTGCCCTTGTCGGAGCTGGCGGCGCTGAAGCCGGGGACGTTGCTGCCCCTGCACGTGAATGCGAGCAGTCCCGTGCTGCTGCGCGTGGGCGACCGAGTGGTCGCGCGTGCGGAGTTGGTGGAGATCGAAGGCGAAGTGGGCGCCCGCATCCTGGCGTTGCTGCCGTGA
- a CDS encoding flagellar M-ring protein FliF yields the protein MRSAPLRCLCFLLLLGASACRERIQHGLDERQANELQTVLVERGLDARKVPEPGKKPTWAIEVSDAQSSDAVRILAELGLPRLAAETGCDVFGGSGLVRSPLEEQVCRVRGMERELEKTLQTVDGVLLARVHLVVPPPPRPGQAPTPSKASAMLRAAPGGATRVRKSADTLRELIAGGVEGLSPEAVSLLVDEVTTHVESPSPKGGPVPLRLRVVLALLGVLVTGLSGALVWTTLRWRHFQTLAEQPPAAPPAPPTPARPVVTPGSTRKLA from the coding sequence ATGCGTTCCGCTCCCCTTCGTTGTCTCTGTTTCCTCCTGCTCCTGGGCGCCTCCGCGTGCCGGGAGCGCATCCAGCACGGCCTCGACGAGCGTCAGGCCAACGAACTGCAGACGGTGCTCGTCGAGCGGGGGCTCGACGCGCGCAAGGTGCCCGAGCCGGGCAAGAAACCCACCTGGGCCATCGAGGTGTCGGACGCGCAGTCCTCGGACGCCGTGCGCATCCTGGCGGAGCTGGGACTGCCCCGGCTCGCCGCGGAGACGGGCTGCGACGTGTTCGGGGGGAGCGGGCTCGTGCGCTCGCCGCTGGAGGAGCAGGTCTGCCGCGTCCGGGGGATGGAGCGCGAGCTGGAGAAGACGCTCCAGACGGTGGACGGCGTGCTGCTTGCACGGGTGCACCTGGTGGTCCCACCTCCTCCGAGGCCCGGTCAGGCTCCGACGCCATCGAAGGCCTCGGCCATGCTGCGCGCGGCGCCCGGCGGCGCGACGCGCGTGCGCAAGTCGGCGGACACGCTGCGTGAGCTCATCGCGGGAGGCGTGGAAGGGCTGTCACCGGAGGCGGTGTCGCTGCTGGTGGATGAGGTGACGACGCACGTGGAGTCGCCGTCCCCGAAGGGGGGACCCGTGCCGCTGCGGCTGCGGGTGGTGCTCGCCCTGCTGGGAGTGCTGGTGACGGGGCTGTCCGGCGCGCTCGTCTGGACGACGCTGCGCTGGAGGCACTTCCAGACGCTGGCGGAGCAGCCCCCGGCGGCACCGCCGGCTCCGCCCACGCCCGCGCGGCCGGTGGTGACACCGGGTTCCACGCGCAAGCTGGCCTGA
- a CDS encoding ATP-dependent helicase HrpB: MAIDKLGAVGGAGPSPAVESGRETFGKVLEGVREPASRPVPVTTEGPPKPVRTPTEATAGTARADGVERAKAGCAEVKPGARVDSVQAARSQQAVEVLDRVGQAQQRLDHILKLAESGRTFSPSELLALQAHVYRASQELDLAGKVVEKATGGVKQVLQTQV; encoded by the coding sequence ATGGCCATCGACAAGTTGGGAGCCGTGGGTGGTGCGGGCCCTTCGCCCGCGGTGGAGTCCGGCAGGGAGACCTTCGGCAAGGTGCTGGAGGGCGTGCGCGAGCCCGCGTCGCGCCCCGTGCCGGTGACGACGGAGGGGCCGCCGAAGCCGGTGCGGACGCCCACCGAGGCCACCGCCGGCACGGCGCGGGCGGACGGCGTGGAGAGGGCGAAGGCGGGCTGCGCGGAGGTGAAGCCGGGCGCCCGCGTGGATTCAGTCCAGGCGGCGCGGAGCCAGCAGGCGGTGGAGGTGCTGGACCGGGTGGGGCAGGCGCAGCAGCGGCTGGACCACATCCTGAAGCTCGCCGAGTCCGGCCGCACGTTCAGTCCCTCGGAGTTGCTCGCGCTCCAGGCCCACGTCTACCGCGCCAGCCAGGAGCTCGATCTCGCCGGCAAGGTCGTCGAGAAGGCCACCGGCGGCGTCAAGCAGGTCCTCCAGACCCAGGTGTGA
- a CDS encoding PilZ domain-containing protein, whose translation MMTPSNGPRPNERERYHPRVEARLQVKVLLSGRTVTAQARDISMNGLFLQAHPADSQRALTIALPLPGDRELVTMCTIRRREVDGVALEFGELDWDDLIALARFLHPHLP comes from the coding sequence ATGATGACCCCCTCCAACGGCCCCCGTCCGAACGAGCGCGAGCGCTACCACCCGCGCGTCGAAGCGCGTCTCCAGGTGAAGGTGCTCCTGTCGGGCCGCACCGTGACGGCGCAGGCGCGCGACATCTCCATGAACGGCCTGTTCCTCCAGGCGCACCCGGCGGACTCGCAGCGCGCGCTCACCATCGCCCTGCCGCTGCCGGGCGACCGCGAGCTCGTCACCATGTGCACCATCCGCCGCCGGGAAGTGGACGGCGTCGCGCTGGAGTTCGGCGAGCTGGACTGGGACGACCTCATCGCCCTGGCCCGCTTCCTCCATCCGCACCTGCCGTAA
- a CDS encoding response regulator, with protein MAGNAQAPFHILLVEDEPVIRELVRSMLSDGAVDVVCAANGIEGLKLARDRTFHLILMDVVLPQLDGVSVCRILKSDPITAKVPLYMLTAKAKKADVESATQAGADGYIHKPFRGAELMDLVERLRAARTAAD; from the coding sequence ATGGCTGGCAACGCGCAGGCACCCTTCCACATCCTCCTCGTCGAGGACGAGCCCGTCATCCGCGAGCTGGTGCGCTCCATGTTGAGCGACGGCGCGGTGGACGTGGTCTGCGCGGCCAACGGCATCGAGGGCCTGAAGCTGGCCCGCGACCGGACCTTCCACCTCATCCTGATGGACGTGGTGCTGCCGCAGCTGGACGGCGTCTCCGTGTGCCGCATCCTGAAGAGCGATCCCATCACCGCGAAGGTGCCGCTCTACATGCTCACCGCGAAGGCGAAGAAGGCGGACGTGGAGAGCGCGACGCAGGCGGGCGCGGACGGCTACATCCACAAGCCCTTCCGCGGCGCGGAGCTGATGGACCTGGTGGAGCGCTTGCGCGCGGCCCGCACGGCCGCGGACTGA
- a CDS encoding SH3 domain-containing protein gives MSDAATQGYYTAEEAEAVFQQANDAYGREDYATAQAHYEKLIAHGFGGPDVLYNLGTTHLARGDLGRAVLALEQARKQGGRAADLEANLALARARQVDKVVGAAADEAFLPRLAAATDGAAVAWVFFVAWLVGFALLLFRRVFPSLRRTAVAVVAGLCLTAAVPAAMLLAAHIWVHQNVHEAVVLSPTLVARELPRSEGRSLFEVHAGLKVQLLEETGKYVRIRLPNGLEGWAERDGVAEI, from the coding sequence ATGAGCGACGCGGCGACGCAGGGCTACTACACCGCCGAGGAAGCGGAGGCCGTCTTCCAGCAGGCCAACGACGCGTACGGGCGCGAGGACTACGCCACCGCGCAGGCCCACTACGAGAAGCTCATCGCCCACGGCTTCGGCGGGCCGGACGTGCTCTACAACCTGGGCACCACGCACCTGGCCCGGGGCGACCTGGGCCGCGCGGTGCTGGCGCTGGAGCAGGCCCGGAAGCAGGGGGGACGCGCCGCGGACCTGGAAGCCAACCTGGCCCTGGCGCGAGCGCGGCAGGTGGACAAGGTGGTGGGTGCCGCCGCGGACGAGGCCTTCCTCCCCCGGCTGGCGGCGGCCACGGACGGCGCGGCGGTGGCCTGGGTCTTCTTCGTCGCGTGGCTGGTGGGCTTCGCGCTGCTGCTCTTCCGTCGCGTCTTCCCCTCGCTGCGGCGCACGGCGGTGGCCGTGGTCGCGGGCCTCTGCCTCACCGCGGCGGTGCCAGCGGCGATGCTCCTGGCGGCGCACATCTGGGTGCACCAGAACGTGCATGAGGCCGTCGTGCTGTCGCCCACGCTGGTGGCGCGGGAGCTGCCCCGCTCGGAAGGACGCTCCCTCTTCGAGGTGCACGCCGGCCTGAAGGTGCAGCTCCTGGAGGAGACGGGGAAGTACGTGCGCATCCGCCTGCCCAACGGCCTGGAGGGCTGGGCCGAGCGCGACGGCGTCGCCGAAATCTAG
- a CDS encoding BatD family protein, which yields MRRTGSGRTALLAVLALLATAPAWAADIEFYQTVDRTEVGTDDTFKLTVVVVDAPSNAQVRLPESNDFEVLSSSRGSQRSISLSGGGPAVIQDITRHELLMRPLRAGKLTLPPSTLTAGGRTYRTDAVQLTVREGHSGNAPQAQQGGRNALPDPFRNFRNMPDPFGDDDSDLNDDEPVIPRGDSDLFLRASLDRDDLYVGEQATLSLYIYSRVDLSSVDAVTMPKLEGFWTEEVESPTQLTGEQKVVDGIPYRAYLLRRRALFPVKSGTLLITPAEADITTGFLFAGHRVHRVSNGLKVKVRPLPSGAPPNMSNANVGSWRMSLDVSQTRVELGQPITVKVILEGQGNVKNVTPPKLTGPAALKIYEPTTTDRLTPNRNRIQGRRVVEYLVMPQRTGTFTLPELRFPYFDPSRRQYETARTDPVTITVEAGAGGVSSLPSAMTPAQVADAANEQKNVLTTGGLRPVRAQARFVGPSQPVWMRPFFIAGVLTPLGLLAGVAFIGGLRGRLATRSEAGRGRQQAKAARKRLAEAEKLKAGADAGAFYVEVEKAMVVFLEAQLGFPVGGLTREALGEKLAAAGVDAERRARVLFVLEACDLGRYGGGVEPGERRKVLATAAAVMEGWAG from the coding sequence ATGAGAAGGACTGGTAGCGGGCGCACGGCGCTGCTCGCCGTGCTCGCCCTCCTGGCCACGGCGCCGGCGTGGGCGGCGGACATCGAGTTCTACCAGACGGTGGACCGCACCGAGGTGGGCACCGACGACACCTTCAAGCTCACCGTGGTGGTGGTGGACGCGCCGTCCAACGCCCAGGTGCGCCTGCCCGAGTCCAACGACTTCGAGGTGCTCTCCTCGTCGCGCGGCAGCCAGCGCTCCATCTCGCTGTCCGGCGGTGGCCCCGCCGTCATCCAGGACATCACCCGCCACGAGCTGCTCATGCGCCCGCTGCGCGCGGGCAAGCTCACCCTTCCGCCCTCGACGCTGACGGCGGGCGGCCGCACGTACCGCACGGACGCCGTGCAGCTCACCGTGCGCGAAGGCCACTCGGGCAACGCGCCCCAGGCGCAGCAGGGCGGCCGGAACGCGTTGCCGGATCCGTTCCGCAACTTCCGCAACATGCCGGATCCGTTCGGGGACGACGACTCGGACCTCAACGACGACGAGCCGGTGATTCCGCGCGGGGACTCGGACCTGTTCCTGCGCGCGAGCCTGGACCGGGACGACCTCTACGTGGGCGAGCAGGCCACGCTGTCGCTCTACATCTACTCGCGCGTGGACCTGTCCAGCGTGGACGCGGTGACGATGCCCAAGCTGGAGGGCTTCTGGACTGAGGAGGTGGAGAGCCCCACGCAGCTCACGGGCGAGCAGAAGGTGGTGGATGGCATCCCGTATCGCGCGTACCTGCTGCGCCGCCGCGCGCTGTTCCCGGTGAAGTCCGGCACGCTGCTCATCACCCCCGCGGAGGCGGACATCACCACGGGCTTCCTCTTCGCGGGCCACCGCGTGCACCGCGTCTCCAACGGCCTGAAGGTGAAGGTGCGGCCGCTGCCGTCCGGTGCGCCGCCGAACATGTCCAACGCGAACGTGGGCTCGTGGCGCATGTCGCTGGATGTGTCGCAGACGCGCGTGGAGCTGGGGCAGCCCATCACGGTGAAGGTCATCCTGGAGGGGCAGGGCAACGTGAAGAACGTCACCCCGCCGAAGCTCACCGGCCCGGCCGCGCTGAAAATCTACGAGCCGACGACGACGGACCGGCTCACGCCCAACCGCAACCGCATCCAGGGCCGCCGCGTGGTGGAGTACCTGGTGATGCCGCAGCGCACGGGCACCTTCACGCTGCCGGAGCTGCGCTTCCCCTACTTTGATCCGTCGCGGCGCCAGTACGAGACGGCGCGCACGGACCCCGTCACCATCACCGTGGAGGCGGGGGCGGGCGGCGTGTCCTCGCTGCCGTCGGCGATGACGCCCGCACAGGTGGCGGACGCGGCCAACGAGCAGAAGAACGTGCTCACCACGGGAGGGCTGCGCCCGGTGCGCGCCCAGGCCCGGTTCGTGGGGCCGTCGCAGCCCGTGTGGATGCGGCCCTTCTTCATCGCGGGCGTGCTGACCCCGCTGGGCCTGCTCGCGGGCGTGGCGTTCATCGGCGGCCTGCGCGGCCGGCTGGCCACCCGCTCCGAGGCGGGCCGGGGCCGTCAGCAGGCGAAGGCCGCGCGCAAGCGGCTGGCGGAGGCGGAGAAGCTCAAGGCGGGCGCGGACGCGGGGGCCTTCTACGTGGAGGTGGAGAAGGCGATGGTGGTCTTCCTGGAGGCGCAGCTCGGCTTCCCCGTGGGCGGGCTGACGCGCGAGGCGCTCGGGGAGAAGCTGGCGGCGGCGGGCGTGGACGCGGAGCGGCGCGCGCGCGTGCTCTTCGTGCTGGAGGCGTGCGACCTGGGCCGCTACGGCGGCGGGGTGGAGCCGGGCGAGCGGCGCAAGGTGCTGGCGACCGCGGCGGCGGTGATGGAAGGCTGGGCCGGATGA
- a CDS encoding tetratricopeptide repeat protein has translation MSARSMRRRAARAMAVGLAGLLALPGPAWAVGPLEKDHPLVQRGREAYAAGRYEDALRDFEAAKKERPNDPTVEFNRADALAKLGRSAEAREAFKQVAESSRQPDLAQKSWYNLGNLAATAGDRAEALKSYRKALTLDPTDPQARHNYEVVLRDLPPPQNGPDGGTDGGQDGGNDGGRPDAGEDGGQKGDGGTPQDGGQDGGPDGGADGGADGGAPDGGQDGGADGGGGDAGPGDGGADGGSDGGQQDPNQKGDGGADGGADGGQDEGEGDSRDGGADGGSEGEEDTESNPRDGGSSPGDVDRQEAERLLDAMKQNEKNLQLWRFQQKKKQRKPNEKDW, from the coding sequence ATGAGCGCGCGTTCGATGCGGCGGCGCGCGGCGCGCGCGATGGCGGTGGGCCTGGCGGGACTGCTGGCGCTGCCGGGGCCCGCGTGGGCGGTGGGGCCGCTGGAGAAGGACCACCCGCTGGTGCAGCGCGGGCGCGAGGCCTACGCGGCGGGGCGCTACGAGGACGCGCTCCGCGACTTCGAGGCCGCGAAGAAGGAGCGGCCGAATGATCCGACGGTGGAGTTCAACCGCGCGGACGCGCTGGCGAAGCTGGGCCGCTCGGCGGAAGCGCGCGAGGCGTTCAAGCAGGTGGCGGAGTCCTCGCGCCAGCCCGACCTGGCGCAGAAGAGCTGGTACAACCTGGGCAACCTCGCGGCCACGGCGGGCGACCGCGCGGAGGCGCTCAAGTCCTACCGCAAGGCGCTCACGCTGGACCCCACGGATCCGCAGGCCCGGCACAACTACGAGGTCGTGCTGCGCGACCTGCCGCCGCCCCAGAACGGCCCGGATGGTGGCACCGACGGAGGCCAGGACGGCGGCAACGACGGCGGACGTCCGGACGCGGGCGAGGACGGCGGCCAGAAGGGCGACGGCGGCACCCCGCAGGACGGAGGCCAGGACGGCGGTCCGGATGGCGGCGCTGACGGAGGCGCGGACGGCGGTGCGCCGGATGGCGGTCAGGACGGCGGCGCGGATGGTGGCGGCGGTGACGCCGGGCCCGGTGATGGTGGGGCGGATGGCGGCTCGGATGGCGGGCAGCAGGATCCGAACCAGAAGGGCGACGGCGGCGCGGATGGCGGCGCCGACGGAGGCCAGGACGAGGGCGAGGGCGACTCGCGCGACGGCGGCGCGGACGGCGGCAGCGAGGGTGAAGAGGACACGGAGTCGAACCCGCGCGACGGCGGAAGTTCGCCGGGCGACGTCGACCGGCAGGAAGCCGAGCGGCTGCTGGATGCGATGAAGCAGAACGAGAAGAATCTCCAGCTCTGGCGTTTCCAGCAGAAGAAGAAGCAGAGGAAGCCCAATGAGAAGGACTGGTAG
- a CDS encoding VWA domain-containing protein — protein sequence MPTLEAWRFTLLGYQVGLAQPLFLGLALVGVLLGVLALLKAMGRRTRLSALIAERHVATLAPGVSVWRPAVQGGLYGLGLMLFGLALAQPQCGTKSELTKRRGIDVVVALDASKSMLARDVQPSRLDRARLELNTLLDELKGDRAGLVVFAGDAFVQSPLTSDYSAVKLFLRAVDPDVMPQGGTNVGAALKLAKQVLDNADRGSKERVVVLLSDGEDLTGEVREATDALKDAHVQVLAVGVGSDAGEPIPVYDRRGEFVDYKKDSNGDTVITRLDRAGLTAIADATGGAFFYQPNGVAMGQVVERIDQLQKSELESRVTVRYDERFQLFAIPGLALLVLGMALIPSRRRAA from the coding sequence ATGCCCACGCTGGAGGCATGGCGCTTCACGCTGCTGGGCTACCAGGTGGGCCTGGCGCAGCCGCTGTTCCTGGGGCTGGCGCTGGTGGGCGTGCTGCTGGGGGTGCTCGCGCTGCTCAAGGCGATGGGCCGCAGGACGCGGCTGTCGGCGCTCATCGCGGAGCGCCACGTGGCGACGCTCGCGCCCGGCGTGTCCGTGTGGCGGCCGGCGGTGCAGGGCGGCCTGTATGGGCTGGGCCTGATGCTGTTCGGGCTCGCGCTCGCGCAGCCCCAGTGCGGCACGAAGAGCGAATTGACGAAGCGCCGGGGCATCGACGTGGTGGTGGCGCTGGACGCGTCCAAGTCCATGCTCGCGCGCGACGTGCAGCCCAGCCGGCTGGACCGCGCGCGGCTGGAGCTCAACACGCTGCTGGACGAGCTGAAGGGCGACCGCGCGGGCTTGGTGGTGTTCGCCGGGGATGCGTTCGTGCAGTCGCCGCTCACGTCGGACTACTCGGCGGTGAAGCTGTTCCTGCGCGCGGTGGATCCGGACGTGATGCCCCAGGGCGGCACCAACGTGGGCGCGGCGCTGAAGCTGGCCAAGCAGGTGCTGGACAACGCGGACCGGGGCTCCAAGGAGCGCGTGGTGGTGCTGCTGTCGGACGGCGAGGACCTCACGGGCGAGGTGCGCGAGGCCACCGACGCGCTCAAGGACGCGCACGTCCAGGTGCTCGCGGTGGGCGTGGGCTCGGATGCCGGTGAGCCCATCCCCGTCTACGACCGGCGCGGCGAGTTCGTGGACTACAAGAAGGACTCCAACGGCGACACCGTCATCACGCGCCTTGACCGGGCGGGGCTCACGGCCATCGCGGACGCCACGGGCGGCGCCTTCTTCTACCAGCCCAACGGCGTGGCGATGGGGCAGGTGGTGGAGCGCATCGATCAGCTCCAGAAGAGCGAGCTGGAGAGCCGCGTGACGGTCCGCTACGACGAGCGCTTCCAGCTGTTCGCCATCCCCGGGCTGGCGCTGCTGGTGCTGGGCATGGCGCTCATCCCTTCGCGCCGGAGGGCCGCATGA